In Manis pentadactyla isolate mManPen7 chromosome 18, mManPen7.hap1, whole genome shotgun sequence, the genomic window CAGGACGCTGCCACAGACCAAGGAGCGCCTTCCGAGCTTGAGATGTGagtgaaaaggagagagaaatgcagagaaggcCCTGACAAGCCCCACTTTGCAGGCGGTAAGTCACGCCCAGGAACAGCGGGGGTCCTCCTGGGCTCGGCTCACCGGAACAGGGAAGCCCTCGTATTCCAGGCGCAGCTGCGGGTCCAGGTAGGCAGCCTGCCAGCAGTTCAGGTAGGAGATCTCATCCGTCAGGTACACTTCCTGGAGCCGGGACCTCTTAGACGATTTCAGGAGGGTCCTGTGGTCGCTTGATAAATATAACTGAAAACAGCAGCAAGCGGGTGAACCACAGGACACTATACGGAAAGCTGGGGAATGAGGTGCCGACCAGTGTGGTGGCAGGTGTGTTCACAACCCTGCCCTTCCTGAGTATGAGTGTTCGCTGCCCCTCGGCTTGGAGAGGCCGTCTGGGAATGCagggcccccacccaccaccTCAGGCTGCCCTTCCTCCCTTTGAACACCAAACTCCCTCTCACTTCTCATTCCCACCCCCCTCCCGTCTTCTGCTTTTTCAGGGCACAGGGACTGGATCGAAATTGTATTGATAATAAACACTGTTGCGTGAAACTTGTTCGTGAAGCAATGTGCTCCTGAAGCAACGCCATCGTGGCTGGCGGTCATTCGTGAGCCTCCACAGGGGCCCTACATCCCTCGGGAAGATGCCGCACTTGGACCCATTCAGGCAGCTCACTACCTGGCTGCCCGGAACCCTGCCAAGCACCCCACCCTGCCGAAAAGTCTGAACTGTTAGCTGCTTTTTGGTCCTTTACTGACCCACCTCTACCCCAAACCTCGGGACCATTTCTGCATATTTTGACAGGTTTTCACATGCAAAGCATCTCATTATGGAGAAGGCAGGAATGCGCTGCTATCTCCAGGAAGCTTTCTGACCAGCAGGAGGGATGGCTGCACACAGAAGCGGGAAGCACCTGTCAGCAGAGGGACCAAGAGCGGAAGGAAGGCCCAGGTGGGGAACCGGCTCTCCCAGCAGCTCAGGAAGGGCTCCAAGGAGGCGGGGGCGTGGTGCCAGGGGGTCAAAGGCAAGAAGTGTGGGCATGTTACAGAGGGCCTTAAATGCCACAGCAAATAGCATCCCTTCGTTCAGAGGCCTAAGGGGAGCCACTAGCGACTTCTCAGTGGGGATGGGAGGTGACCAGACGGGACCTTTGAAGGATCAATCTGGCAGTCCCCAGTCTACTATGCTCTGAAGTCAGAATGGACCAGAGGAGTCAAACCATGGGGGCACGGAGTGAGGCCCTGGCACTGGGAATGAAAGACAGTAAAGCGTACGTCGTGGAGGGTGCGGCATGGGCCTGGGTGACGGGCCGGATGTGGGTCAGAAGGAGAGATGGGTCCCGGATGTGGTATTGCTTCAGCCCCGGGGAATGGGGAGCTGTGCCTTTCGGAGCAACAGGAAAGCAGGACTTCAGGTGGCCAAGAATAGCTATGCCAGACCACAAGCTCTTTGTCGTTAATGTGAAgagaaataataatatatcagGCACAAATCTCAAATGCCATGATCACTGGACTTTTTATGAATACCCCAGAAGTGCTTGCTATTTCAGAAACAAGGGACAAAAATAAGAGGGATGGGATTTTGAGAAGAGATAAAATTGTCATCCTTGGAAGCTGAAATGACTGTCATATTATCCTTCTCCCATATTAGAAGTTTGGtaataaaaagtaaaggaaaagttaTCTGATCATATACCTTGCTGGCACTGAGGACATTAGCCAGCTGTCAGATGATTATTAATTAATCCAATCATTTATTTATGTGGTAGAGGGGgtgtcacttttttttctttttggcagcTACCTTACCAAGAGGTTTTTCTCCCTTACTCTAGCATTTAAGGGTGTATTTTCATAACTTGCAAAGTTAGTAGGTAAGAATTGGCTCCAAAGTGCCTGTGAAGAGCTGCAGGCTGAACACCTACCGAAGCCAGGATAGAGAGCTCTCTGTCCACTTCAACAGCAGCCGCTAGCCTACCTGGACAAAAACGGCTGCTTCCAAGTACACGTGCCACCTGGCGACTCACCATTTTGTCCTCAAAGCCTCCTGTTATCCCAAGGCGGAAGTTCTGCCCGAATCGAAGGACTTGACCATCAGCATCTCTGTCTACACTGTCAGGAAGAATAAGTGTAATGTAAACTGTCTGTGTTAGATTCACTCTACGCttcaatattttgtttaaaatcaaTTTCCTTGATCGTGGGTTCATGCACCATAACTGAATTAAGTAACTAAACAAAAGGTCTTTTCTTTCAGCCTTCAAATTCAGTGGCTCCCTACGGCCTACTCTCCCCAGGAGCCACAACACAGTCCCCACTCATGAGCCTAGAGGGGACCGAGCACATCAAGCTATTCTACAAGAAGGCTCCTGCATCAAGTTTCTTTCTAAACATTTGCAGACACTTAACACAGCTTTCCGTCTCAATCCTTTAGGAAACACAAGTTGTGATCAACTTTTAGTTGTCTTAATGTAAATTATCTGTAGTCAAAAGAAATCTAAATTAAAGACTTAAAGGATTGGCTATTTTCTTGAAATAGAAATACTACTATCAAATATTTAGTTAACAAATTGAAAGCAACATTTTTCACTGCAATTATGTGTCCTGTTCTCTAGGAATTTAATTGCTCATTTTCAAAATCTCATCAAGTACATTTTTAGTGGACAATTAATTTTAAGGTAGCAATCCCATGTAATTCCACCTTGCATTGAACTAtctattttaatgtaaaaataacaaCACCAAGAGCAATAAAAGTGCTCACATTAGCTCAAAGCATGCTGAGATGTTATTAGGAAAGCCCAGCTTCTAGGCAGAATATGAATTTAGTTTGCTGGATCCAATACCCTTGAATTAAGCATTCTTAGTTGAATACGAATTACCAATTATCCTGAAGTTTAAGGAAAGAGGCTCATAAAGGCCCCTTGACAATAGtcctcaaggtaggagagcaacaTGAGAATCACAGAGGATGCTGGTGTGACCCAAGCCTGCAGCCGGACCTGCTCCAGCCCCAGGGCCTCCTGCGGCTGCAAGTGAGGACATCTTTATGATGCAAGTGAGCTGAAAATTGAAGCATCTCTACCTCAAAATGACAAAAGTGTTTCTGCCCAGTGGGATCTTGGCTGGAGCCATGCTCAGGCCACAGGGCCCCTCTAATTCATCGCTTAGAAGAGCTTTGATCTCATCTGGAGTCACACTTAGGCTCAGGTCCCCACGCAGAAACAGGTCAGTTTCTACCTCAGGATGGTCGGGATTCACCAGCATCACTTTGTCGCCAAAGTGAATGTACCCATCTTGGGATACGGAAAGCTGCATCTGCAATTTAAATAGGAGTGTTTCAGGTAAACCGTGCAAATCCTGAACAGCGGGCACGGAGGCCACTGCCAGACCCTTCTTTCCCTCTCAGTCTGGGACCCATTTCAATAGGAGAGGCATCAAGTCTTGCATCCCCTCAAgttcttaattttcttccttgtcTTGCCATGGAGCTCCTCCCACTTTGCCAAAGCAAAGCCTCCAGTAATttcaaaagaagcaaaacaaagcTGATGAAAAATCACAGGGGTTGGCTccattattaatttattcaaattcattaagaatttattgagcaccaacgaAGGGGCATTTTACTTATTCATGTATTAATCTGTTGCTTAATTTGTAAAATGCAGGTAAGCATAATTGAGGGCATGCTTGCCTTGTTTCTAAAATACTTAAAGGAGTCTTAAACATTGTGGTTTTCTGATCTAACGAGAAAAACTTGGATTTTTCCAAACGATAACTCACTTGTGGAATTTTTGCTTGCTTAACATGTACTCACACTTAATTCCGTAGAATTTTGAAAGCAGTGCTTGAACTTAGAACTACCTGTCTCAGAAGATTCTCTTTCAGTCTCCTGCTCCTCTGTATGAGAAGCTGGCCCTTATCTCTCTTCTCTAGGAAGTCTTTCATGAGCTCctgattaaagagaaaaaagaaggaaacccaaAGGGTCAGCGACAGTGCTGAATAATACACCTACTGGCAGCCGTTTGTTCAGAAGGATGTCAAGTCGAAAAAGCAAAATTTGACGACAGAAAAACAAATGTGGGCATCATGGGAAAAGTGGAAAACCTTTTAGCCTTACTGTAATGCTTTTATTTCATggtagaatatttgaaaaaatgagaaaggcacaaaagagaaaaacataccTGTAATTCCTCCAGCCAGAGACCCCTGTGAGTGCCCTTTGGTGGCCATGTGCCCCCAGCTGAGGTCCCCTGGTGGTGTGACGGCGACACTGGAAGCCCATCCCCCCCCCAAGTACATGCACACATAGGTGGTCGAGGGCCTAGTCTGACCACCACAGGAGAGATCAAGGCCGGAGTATAAGGTCAGTGAAGGGACACGGGGACACTCAGCAGGGGGGAGTCGTGGGGCAGTTCCCACTTAGGTGTTTCCTACCTGAAAATAGTGTTTCTGCCAGGTGCCTCCTCACTGGGCGGCAACCCCAGCGGGACGCACGGGGAGCGGGGGCTGGAGAGTGGAGGCCCGGAGTCAGGGGCCGAGGGACCCGCGGAAAGGGTGGGAGGGCGTGAGGCCGGGGCTGCTGGGCAGCAGGTGCGATTCCCCCGCGTCCCGAGGGGATTTCGGGATGCTGGGCGTGTGCGGGGCGAGAGGAGGCGGGGTGCTCGGGGAGGCCCGCGTACCTCCTCCAGGTAGACGTCCTCGTTCCAGTTGCCCATCCGGACGCCCGGGCCGTACACGTTCCCCGCCATGGTCCCCGCGGCCCGACGCGCCGGCCGTCGCCATGACGACTGGGGCGCGTGCGATTGGTGAGGGCTGGGACCCGCCGGCCAATGAGAGGCGGCATGTGCTGGGGGCGGGGCGCGCGGGACGCTGGGGGCGGGGCGACTCCAAGCAGCAGGCGTCGGGGTGCCAAATGCTCCCCGGAGAGAAACTTAACTTttacctttccttttcttttcagg contains:
- the CFAP161 gene encoding cilia- and flagella-associated protein 161 isoform X2, which encodes MKDFLEKRDKGQLLIQRSRRLKENLLRQMQLSVSQDGYIHFGDKVMLVNPDHPEVETDLFLRGDLSLSVTPDEIKALLSDELEGPCGLSMAPAKIPLGRNTFVILSVDRDADGQVLRFGQNFRLGITGGFEDKMLYLSSDHRTLLKSSKRSRLQEVYLTDEISYLNCWQAAYLDPQLRLEYEGFPVPANAKVLVTHCCTNRGLAAHRHLLLGTYFGKEAEVVAHTHLDSHRAEKARNHWMLVTGNPRKDSSTVLDLPKPPAQDTQALEQAADPGCSNPP
- the CFAP161 gene encoding cilia- and flagella-associated protein 161 isoform X1, with protein sequence MAGNVYGPGVRMGNWNEDVYLEEELMKDFLEKRDKGQLLIQRSRRLKENLLRQMQLSVSQDGYIHFGDKVMLVNPDHPEVETDLFLRGDLSLSVTPDEIKALLSDELEGPCGLSMAPAKIPLGRNTFVILSVDRDADGQVLRFGQNFRLGITGGFEDKMLYLSSDHRTLLKSSKRSRLQEVYLTDEISYLNCWQAAYLDPQLRLEYEGFPVPANAKVLVTHCCTNRGLAAHRHLLLGTYFGKEAEVVAHTHLDSHRAEKARNHWMLVTGNPRKDSSTVLDLPKPPAQDTQALEQAADPGCSNPP